From Strix uralensis isolate ZFMK-TIS-50842 chromosome 1, bStrUra1, whole genome shotgun sequence, a single genomic window includes:
- the MACC1 gene encoding metastasis-associated in colon cancer protein 1: protein MVSSKQYPIMVDETANFPMKKQLTLFKHTWIMTEGSYRVHKITQCGEVVVMEGNTSSSGTDSLTSGEIPRSRSEGTLIDVDERTPSASYNVKESKLGLDIDWSDVFKHAHAASRTNPFWNELSASNPFVHDIAASNRNENNRYLSILKEKPHLFSKVSSNRDSLASSGDELDIDCLLRKTSSRRSGRSKSVSDFLDIVDNQRLHPRKTTPQKTIVSDMTWLQNDREAYKMAWLSHRQLTRSCLDLEAMSHSPGWAQTQATDIHVVCKLNYEGGSVQLPDSDINIHVPVGHVLPGEFQEVGLKAILNPPSSFNNELSSTISPLIELTLSNLNTREAIFLEVKVAAKVKNDPLSQVMSDIVCFYSFNKEGPFKKLENCYTYQDTIQVKLTDLSHVMYAVIAVQANKIQPPATNVWDYVHRTVSVGIYGPKYIHPSFTAVFTVFGHNYIPGKLTICDIKKGGKNMPPVVFQLWGKHTFLLEKPQDLNISLVSCDPDFEVKMEDQSKNIKEEDLKTGEMVRQQFLFSMLGCREMHFFVFLVQIKVLKSSQVTQFHVTTPDPAPKLCGIISRPKRLQNRKEIKSAPLLLIPTVKYPKFQDKTLSVNTYGVALKTVLRQNKIDYLLEYFKGDTIALLGEDKVKAIGQTKIKEWYVGILRKKIGLVHCKNIKVISKEQAMDTADSELTTRNLAEQIALPFKKLTYIYSVVLSTVSESVCDWRALAEVLGYSHMSLDDFNEAHIDKESERVAHVVKRMKEDCHANKKKRLFLYELIVALLKIDCQGLVARLTQDTIILTSAVKLGKYWRELAEKLARLTKQQIEAYEIPHQGKNGAVALEMMWKPAYDFLYTWAAHYGDSYRDVLQDLQSALDKMKNPQICLDSAEWKFRKPSWCALSMPPFLRCCY from the exons GAGGGAAACACTTCCAGTAGTGGAACAGATTCCCTAACCAGCGGAGAGATTCCACGGAGCAGGTCAGAGGGGACTTTGATTGATGTGGATGAGCGGACACCTTCAGCCAGCTACA atgtCAAGGAAAGTAAACTGGGTTTGGATATTGACTGGTCTGATGTATTCAAACATGCCCATGCTGCTTCCAGGACTAATCCTTTCTGGAATGAACTGTCAGCCTCCAACCCTTTCGTACATGACATAGCTGCttcaaatagaaatgaaaataatagatACCTTtcaatcttaaaagaaaaaccacattTGTTCTCTAAAGTTTCTAGCAACAGGGATTCTCTGGCTTCCTCAGGTGATGAGCTAGATATTGATTGTCTTCTAAGAAAGACTTCATCAAGAAGATCTGGACGATCCAAGAGTGTCTCTGACTTCCTGGACATTGTTGATAACCAAAGATTACATCCTCGCAAGACAACACCTCAAAAAACTATAGTTTCAGACATGACATGGCTTCAAAATGACCGCGAAGCCTATAAGATGGCTTGGTTGAGTCACCGGCAACTCACTCGATCTTGTCTAGATTTAGAAGCCATGAGCCATAGTCCTGGATGGGCACAAACGCAAGCTACAGACATTCATGTTGTTTGTAAACTGAATTATGAAGGGGGTTCAGTACAGCTACCTGACTCAGATATCAACATTCATGTCCCTGTGGGTCATGTACTACCTGGGGAATTCCAAGAAGTTGGTTTAAAGGCTATCCTTAATCCTCCATCATCGTTTAACAATGAGCTGTCTAGCACCATAAGTCCTCTGATAGAACTTACGCTCAGCAACCTCAACACGAGGGAAGCCATTTTCCTAGAGGTGAAAGTTGCGGCTAAAGTGAAGAATGATCCACTTAGTCAAGTTATGAGTGATATTGTGTGTTTTTATAGTTTCAATAAAGAAGGGCCTTTTAAGAAGCTAGAAAATTGCTACACTTATCAAGATACTATACAAGTGAAGCTAACGGACCTCAGTCACGTGATGTATGCAGTGATTGCTGTACAAGCTAACAAAATCCAGCCTCCAGCAACTAATGTCTGGGATTATGTTCATAGAACGGTCTCAGTTGGAATTTATGGTCCCAAGTATATTCATCCATCTTTTACAGCAGTTTTTACAGTCTTTGGTCATAACTACATTCCAGGAAAACTCACAATTTGTGATataaaaaagggggggaaaaatatGCCTCCCGTTGTGTTTCAGCTGTGGGGAAAACATACATTTCTGCTTGAAAAGCCACAAGATCTAAACATTTCTTTGGTATCCTGTGATCCAGATTTTGAAGTGAAGATGGAAGaccaaagcaaaaatattaaagaggAGGATCTGAAAACTGGTGAAATGGTCCGCCAACAATTCCTGTTTTCCATGCTTGGATGTAGGGAgatgcatttctttgttttccttgttcAGATTAAAGTCTTAAAAAGTAGCCAAGTAACACAGTTCCATGTTACAACTCCTGATCCTGCTCCAAAATTATGTGGAATTATCAGTAGGCCAAAGCGCTTACAAAACCGCAAAGAAATCAAGTCTGCACCTTTGCTTTTAATACCAACAGTTAAATATCCAAAGTTTCAAGATAAAACTTTGAGTGTTAATACTTATGGAGTGGCTTTGAAAACTGTGTTACGTCAAAATAAGATTGACTATTTGCTAGAATATTTTAAAGGGGACACAATAGCACTTCTTGGTGAAGATAAAGTAAAAGCCATTGGACAAACTAAAATAAAAGAGTGGTATGTAGGCATTCTCAGAAAAAAGATTGGTCTTGTACATTGCAAAAACATAAAAGTGATTTCCAAAGAACAAGCTATGGACACCGCTGACAGTGAACTAACAACCAGGAATCTTGCTGAACAAATTGCATTGCCATTCAAAAAACTGACTTACATCTACTCGGTAGTTCTGTCTACAGTATCAGAGAGTGTTTGTGACTGGAGAGCTTTGGCTGAGGTGCTAGGATATTCACATATGTCTTTGGATGACTTTAATGAGGCACACATTGATAAAGAATCAGAGAGAGTTGCGCACGTTGTGAAGAGGATGAAGGAAGACTGCcatgctaacaaaaaaaaaaggctatttcttTATGAGCTCATTGTT GcgcttttgaaaatagattgcCAGGGTTTAGTGGCACGTCTTACCCAGGACACCATCATTTTGACTTCAGCTGTCAAGCTTGGCAAATACTGGCGGGAGCTTGCAGAGAAGCTAGCCCGACTCACAAAGCAGCAAATTGAGGCTTACGAAATACCTCACCAAGGAAAAAATGGAGCAGTAGCTCTGGAG aTGATGTGGAAACCTGCATATGACTTTCTCTACACGTGGGCTGCCCATTATGGAGACAGTTACAGGGACGTCTTACAAGACCTGCAATCAGCCTTGGATAAAATGAAAAACCCA caAATTTGTCTAGATTCTGCCGAGTGGAAATTCAGAAAGCCTTCTTGGTGTGCACTGTCCATGCCTCCATTCCTACGCTGCTGTTATTAA